The nucleotide window GGATGGTCGGGATGAGGTGGGGCGTCAGGTGGTGAGTGGGGTGTATGTGTGTCGGATGGAGGCGGGCCAGGTGGTGAGGACGGCCAAGATGGTGTTGGTGCGGTAAGGGGCCGCTGCTCAGCACAGAGGTAGAGGTACCTGAGGGGAGAAAGCCTCGCTGCTTTCTCCCCTCAGGGGGAAAGGGGGCATTGATGGCAATCGGGTTCTGGAACAGGGGGAAAAAGTGCAACCGGATGCCAGTGCGGGACGTGGGGGGCCCTTCTCGCTGGGAGGGAATTCGCAGGGCGGCAGTGTATTGTGTTCCGATAGAGTGCACGGAATGTATGTCCTTCGAGGGGCATGAGGTTCTACTTCGCCTGTGCGTCCAATTCGTGTTTCATTTGCCTGCGGAGGTGTCATGAGGTGGCATAGGCGTTTATTCTACTTCCCGTGGCTTGCAATAGCATGCCAACTGATAGCCGGCACCACGGGAAAGATCACTGGCGTAGTCAAGGACAGGGCTACAGGGGCCCCGATACCGGGGGCAAACGTCTTTATCGAGGGTACAACTCTGGGCGCTGCCACCGGCGCGGACGGAAGCTTCTTCATCGTGAATATACCACCGGGCACCTATTCCCTGACGGCGCAAATGATGGGCTACAGCCGGACTACAGTTGCAGGCGTGAGGGTCACCGCTGACTTGACCACAAGGGTCGATTTTGCGCTCCAAGAGACCACCATTGATCTCCAGGAGGTGGTAGTCACGGCCGAGAGGCCATTCATTCAGAAGGATGTTACGAGCACCATAGCGGTGGTGGACCAGGAGCGCATCGACGCCTTGCCAGTCCAGAGTTTCACTGAGGTGCTGGCTACGCAGGCAGGGGTTGTCGCGCGAGGAAGTACACTCCATATTCGCGGCGGGCGCGGGAACGAAGTGGGGTATCTGATTGACGGCATGTACGTGGAGGACCCGCTTTTCGGAGGCCTCGGCACCAGAGTCAACAACGATGCTATCAAAGAGCTGACGCTTTTAAGCGGAACCTTTAGTGCCGAGTACGGCGACGCCCTGAGTGGTATTGTAAACATTGTCACAAGGGAGGGCACAGACCTGCTCTCCGGCAGCCTTGAAACCCGCACTAGCCAGTTTGGCCTGGCCCCGTACCATGACTATGGCGAGTGGCGAACAAATGGATATGTGAGCGGCCCCATCTTCAAGAATCGTCTATCCTATTTTGTCTCGGGTGAACAGAATCAGCGGGAAAGCTGGCTCCCCTTTGGATACCGGCGGGAGGCGACCGCCTTCGCCAAGCTCACCTCTCGGCCCGCTCCTTGGCTCAAGGTCACCATGAGTGGCCGGTACAGCGAGACCAAAAGTCAACCGTACAATCACCTCTGGAAGTACATCCCAGATCAGTACACGCGTACCCGATCGCATAGCAGGCAGGCGATTCTCACCGCAACGCATACGGTCTCGCCGCGAATGTTCTACGACGTGCGCGTGTCGGTATTCAGCCAGGATTACTACAGCGGTGTGGACAAAGACACCTCAGAGTATGTGCCGCCCGCAACTCGCCAGTATGTTCCCTGGGCCGGCAATGGCTATGAGTTCTACAGCAAGGCTGACCCGCTTCAACTAACCAAGAGCAAGACGCACACCGTGGATCTGAAAGCCGACCTCGTGTGGCAAATCGGCAGACAGAATGAGCTAAAGTCAGGGTTTGAAGTCAAGCAGCACCGCCTCCGTTTGTTCGACATATACGATCCCACGCGCGACTTCCCCTACATCAACGACTACGATCAAAAGCCGCTAGAGGCCTCCGCGTATCTCCAGGACAAGATAGAGTACGCCTATCTTACAGTGAACATCGGTCTTAGGTTTGATTATGCGAATGCGCGAACCAAGTTCCGCGCAAACCCTTTGGACCTGGCGAGCGAACGGAGCGTCAAGCCAAAGTGGCAGCTCAGCCCTCGAATTGGCATTGCGCATCCGGTAAGCGAGCGGACCAAGTTGCACTTTGCCTATGGTCACTTCTTCCAGAACCCAGAGTACCAGTATTTTTATGAGAACCGGCAGTATGACCTCAATGTGAGGGAACCCCTATTTGGACAGCCGGACCTGGATGCGGAGAAGACGGTCGCCTATGAGACGGGGCTTGCCCACCAGTTCAGCAACTCCTTGGCTGCGCATGTAACGGCTTACTACAAAGACGTGACCGGTCTGATAGGCACTCACTACTACATGCCCTACTTCTCAGGACGGTACGTGGGCTATACGCTCTATGTGAACGAAGACTATGCTAACATTAAGGGATTTGAGGTAAACCTTGACTACCGGCCAAGGGCGGCAGTGCAGGGGTCGTTGACCTATACCTATTCGGTGGCCAAGGGGAGCGCCTCCTCGGAGACCGAGCAATACCCCGGCACGCAGGAGTCGACCCTCCTCTACTATTTGGACTTTGACAAGACGCACGTGCTCAACGCTTCTCTTAGCGCTCGTTTCGGTGCAAAAGAGGGCCCTGAACTATTTGGTTTCTATCCCATGGCGCACACCGACTGGAGTTTTATGTTCAGCGCCAGCAGCGGCTTCCCTTACACCCCCTCGGGACGCGATGTGGGCTTTGTGATCAAGAATTCAGCGCGCATGCCTTCCAATTACACTTTGGACTGTGAGGTGGGGCGCACGGTTCGCGTGGGGGGCACAAAGATCCGCCTTTTTGTTGAAGTGCTGAATTTGACCAATTTCAAGAACGTTGTGTATGTTTACCCTGACACTGGGGAGCCGGATTTTACACGCCAAGGCAACCATTCTCGCGAATACATGCGTGACCCGAGCAATTACGGTCCGCCGCGCCGCGTGAGAGTGGGACTGGGAGTGCGCTTGTAAAGGTGCCACGTGGTGACCAACATTGGTCCTTGCGAGGAATGATACCATGGGAAAGAAGCTCCTCTTTCTGTGCATAATAGCTGCGAGCCTTTCCACGGCGGGCGCGCAAACGGCTCCCACCGGCTGGGAAGATGACAAGGAGAAAGTGGGCCAGCTCGACAAGCCCGCAGGCATCAAGGACAGAGCCGCCGGCATTCACAATGCCAGCAATATCGGTCTGTTCTTTGAAAACCGGGGCAAGCTCTATCCCCGGCGTCTTAGTCAGGGGCCTAGTGGTGAATACCCGTACGGCAGCGGTCGGCACTACATCTACCGTATCAACCCGTTCGTGGGGATTCCCGGAAATGTGATTCAGGGGCGTTTCACCACCAACGAGGAATGGGAAGCGGTGGGTGGCTACCATAATCCCGCTCTGGCGAAGGTGGCGATGAGCGATGACCCGTCCACATGGCCGGCAACAGGGTGGCCAGTGCGCGATGCCTCCGGCAACCCCATTTTCAAATCGGATCAAGACGCCTTCTGCGTGTACAGCGACAGCAATAATACGGTCAAACGCCTTGGAATCCACATCGCTCAAACCAGCTACGCTTATGGCCTTAAGAGCCTCGAGGATATGCTTTTCTTCATATTTGACGTGATAAACAAGGGCGAAAAGGATCTTGACTCTCTGTACTTTGCGCTCTATGTGGACATTGACGTGGGGAATGTGTCGGGCGGCGACCCGGAGTATGCCGACGACCGTATTGGCTTCGAGAAACAACTCAATCTGCTCTATTTTTACGATGATGGTTATACCTCCGAGTGGGTAGGCAACACTACGGGTTACTTTGGCTGTGCCTTCTTGAAGACGCCCTTAGTGAACGGTCAGGAGATGGGGGTGACCGATTGGCACTACAACCTTTATGATGACGATATGGACCTCGATACGGTTCAGTATCGCATCATGAGCTCAGATCGCCGGCTATTCGAGTCTCCTTTGGGCAATCGGTATTTCCACGTTGGGAATTTGCCCACCCTCCACTACGATGACCCCAACACCATCCCGGTCACCGGACTGGATGTCGTGGCGATAATGAGCTCTGGACCATATACTTTGCCGGTGGGAGATACACTGAGGTTTGTAACGGCCATTGTGGCCGGGAGTAATCTGGGGCAGCTGTTGTCAAACACCTTGATGGCGCTGAGGGCAGCAGAGCTAGACTTTGAAATGGCAAAGCCGCCGTCAGCACCTACTCTCACGGCCGTTGCCGGTGACGGCCGTGTGACCCTGTTTTGGGATAATGTCCCTGAAAGCGAGAGGGACCCCTTCTCCAATGAGTTCGATCTTGAAGGGTACCGTCTGTACAAGTCCATCGACGGCGGGGTGCACTGGGACCAGATCGACCGCAATGAGAATCCGCACGTTGGGCCAGACCCCGTGCCTCTGGCGGAGTTTGATGTTGTCAATGGCATTGGCAAGGACACCGGCCTGCAGTATTCCTACGTGGACACCAATGTCACAAACGGATTTGAGTATTGGTACACGATCACCAGCTATGACCGGGGAGACTCGACGGTAGAGAGCCTTGAGTCGCCGCGGGGGAACACCGTAGCCGCCAAAAACACCGTGGCAGCAGTCCCGCGGACAGAGGCATTGGACGTGGTACGTGGATCTGTTGGGTCAATCGAGCACACCGGGCCTTCGGATTTCTCTCTGAGCGTGAGGGTGGCGGATGACGCACAATGCGGCGGTTACCACTATGAGGTTACGTTCCCGCCAGTGGCATTCGTCGCCAGAGGTAATCTCAACACACAGGCGCACGTTGCGGTGGTCAAACCGGAAGAGGCTACCGGTCACCTATATGGCGTCAGTTTCGACGCCGCTGGTCGCCTAAACGTGCGCAATCAGACAACGAACAAGAGTCTTGTCGTCGGCCATCCTTACGCGTCAGGTGAAACCATTGAGTTCGAGGGGCTGGCGCTGACTCTCACGGATCCTGACCCTGCGGCGCCGCCAACCCTGCTGCCGGAGGCAGGGGACTCGCTAGTGATCCAGACAGGAATCAGCGTCCGGCGCTCCGACGGTATCCTGGTGCTCACCCCGCGGGTGCTGAGTTACAGAAGTTGGCTGGCCACTGGGGACGGCTTACTCCTCCAGGTCGTGCCTTCAGAGTACGTGGAGCCGGTGGCGCGCGTGAGCGGCGCGGCAATGGTGGAAATTACCCCCTCGGTCGTCGACAAGTCCAAGATTCAGGAGATGACTTATACCCTCACCTTCGCCAATCCGGTCATGGGCCCGGGAGGGAAACAGCGCGCGGTGTTCCAGGTCAAGGATCAAGGGGGGAATATGGTCGCCCGGAGCGATTCGCTGCCGAGTGGCGGCACGGTGACCTTCGGTGGCATCGCTCTCCGCATCGTGTTCGACGAGAAGAGCGCGCCCGGAGAAGGGAATGTGTTTTCCATTCACACGAACATCCCCGATCCGCCTCGTCCAGGGGACCGCTACACTTTCGCGGTCCAGACGCGGTTCACTCTGCCAAGGCTGAGCAGCAATGAGTTAGCCGCGGTCAAGGTGGTCCCCAACCCTTATGTGGTCTCTTCCCTTTTTGAGCCGGAGTTCGGCGAGCTACGCCGGGAACCGCTTCGTCAGATGCAGTTCATCCACTTGCCGGGAGAGTGTACGATACAAATCTTTACTCTGGATGGCGATCTGGTGAAGACGATCCATCATACGAGCGGGACTGGCACCGAGACTTGGGACTTGCGCGCAGAGGGCGGGCGAGAGATTAGTCCTGGAGTCTACTTCTACATAGTGAGCACCAAGACAGCCCGTCACCTCAGCCGCTTTGCTGTCATCAAGTGAAGGAGCTCAGGCGCATGAACAGGACTCATCTTCCGATTGCCGCGATAATCGCTGCGGTACTGGTAGGGACTAGCGTCCTCTTTGGCCAGAACCCCAATGTGGGTACCGCGGGCGCGCAATTCCTGCAGATTCCGGTCGGCGCGCAGGCGGTAGGGATGGCCGGTGCCTATGTGGGCATGGCAGAGGATGCCGTGGCCCTGTTTTGGAATCCTGCCGGTATCACCCACGTCCAGCGTCAGGCAGTTCACTTCTCCCACCTGCAGTGGTTTTCCACTGTCCACTTGACTTCGGTTGGGTACGTCCTGAATCTGGATCGGTGGGGCGTTCTTGGTGTCTCGGTGAACTCTTTAGGGATGGACAAGATGGAGGTCACCACAGAGCTCCAGCCGGAGGGCAGCGGTGAGTTTTGGGATGCCCAGGACGTATCGCTGGGGGTCACCTACGCGCGGGCGTTGACCGACCGAATGTCTGTGGGGGTCACCGCCAAGTACGTGCGACAGCGAATCTGGCATGAAAGCGCCAGCGGCATGGCGTTTGACGTGGGGACGCAGTATCGGCTCGACTTTCTGCACCTGGTAATCGCCATGGCCATGACCAACTTTGGCGCAGACCTAAAGCTGGACGGCCGCGATTTGGATGTGGTCCATGACCTCAACGTGTCGGTCCCCCGCAACCGCCTGACCCCCGCCCGACTGAAAACCGAGACGTATCCTTTGCCTTTGCATTTCCAAGTGGGCATCGCTTTCGACGTGTACCGCTCGCCCTTCTTGGCCGTTCGTGCGGCAGTGGATGCGGCCCACCCGAATGATAACAACGAACGCCTTAACTTCGGCACAGAGGTCGGGATTCGGCAGATCGCTTTCCTGCGGGCAGGGTACCGATACAACTATGACCAGGAGAACTGGACCCTTGGCGCGGGGGTGCGACTTCCATTGGCTCGTTCTTCGGTGCGGATTGACTATGCCTACTCTTTCTTCGATCTTCTCGAGGACGTCCAACGGTTTTCCGTGGGTTTGGAGTTCTAAGTCAAGGTTCTTACAGCATGGCTCTCGAACGCGGGCCAGGAGCACAGGGACTGCTGGTCACGTTTCGACGAATTAGGGCAAAAGGAGGTGATGCACAAAGCGGTAAGGGGGAACTTGAGGGGATTCGGGGGACCAGAGGGGCAGAGTGCTGAGGCGGAAGGGCTGTCAGGGCGGATTGAGGCAAACGGAGCATTGAAGGAGGGAGGTGCCTATGAAGAAGCTTGTCGTTTTCGTGGTCGCTCTGGCTTCTGTGCTGGGCATTGGGTCTCAGTTGTTTGCACAGGCCAGAGGAGAGACCGGCGCGGTGGGCATGTATCTGACCAACGCGGGTCAGATTCGACTTTATGCCCCCAGCAACTCGGGTACCCGCCACGTAGGCCGCATCAGTATGTCGGCTGGTCTCTCGAAGGACGCGGTCTACGACTACATTCAGGACGCGAACAAAGTCATCAACGCGTATAAGCTGGCGACGCCCACCAAGGCCGACGTCGAGCTCTACACGGTGGCTGATAACAGCTACTCCAACCTTCCGCCCAATGTGCATGTGCGGGTGCACCTGTATGGGTGGAATAATGACAAGTTTTTCTTGGCGCGATTTGCTGTGGTCAACATGGCCGCCGAAGCCATGAAGCTCTACCTTGCCGCAACG belongs to candidate division KSB1 bacterium and includes:
- a CDS encoding TonB-dependent receptor gives rise to the protein MRWHRRLFYFPWLAIACQLIAGTTGKITGVVKDRATGAPIPGANVFIEGTTLGAATGADGSFFIVNIPPGTYSLTAQMMGYSRTTVAGVRVTADLTTRVDFALQETTIDLQEVVVTAERPFIQKDVTSTIAVVDQERIDALPVQSFTEVLATQAGVVARGSTLHIRGGRGNEVGYLIDGMYVEDPLFGGLGTRVNNDAIKELTLLSGTFSAEYGDALSGIVNIVTREGTDLLSGSLETRTSQFGLAPYHDYGEWRTNGYVSGPIFKNRLSYFVSGEQNQRESWLPFGYRREATAFAKLTSRPAPWLKVTMSGRYSETKSQPYNHLWKYIPDQYTRTRSHSRQAILTATHTVSPRMFYDVRVSVFSQDYYSGVDKDTSEYVPPATRQYVPWAGNGYEFYSKADPLQLTKSKTHTVDLKADLVWQIGRQNELKSGFEVKQHRLRLFDIYDPTRDFPYINDYDQKPLEASAYLQDKIEYAYLTVNIGLRFDYANARTKFRANPLDLASERSVKPKWQLSPRIGIAHPVSERTKLHFAYGHFFQNPEYQYFYENRQYDLNVREPLFGQPDLDAEKTVAYETGLAHQFSNSLAAHVTAYYKDVTGLIGTHYYMPYFSGRYVGYTLYVNEDYANIKGFEVNLDYRPRAAVQGSLTYTYSVAKGSASSETEQYPGTQESTLLYYLDFDKTHVLNASLSARFGAKEGPELFGFYPMAHTDWSFMFSASSGFPYTPSGRDVGFVIKNSARMPSNYTLDCEVGRTVRVGGTKIRLFVEVLNLTNFKNVVYVYPDTGEPDFTRQGNHSREYMRDPSNYGPPRRVRVGLGVRL
- a CDS encoding PorV/PorQ family protein, with amino-acid sequence MNRTHLPIAAIIAAVLVGTSVLFGQNPNVGTAGAQFLQIPVGAQAVGMAGAYVGMAEDAVALFWNPAGITHVQRQAVHFSHLQWFSTVHLTSVGYVLNLDRWGVLGVSVNSLGMDKMEVTTELQPEGSGEFWDAQDVSLGVTYARALTDRMSVGVTAKYVRQRIWHESASGMAFDVGTQYRLDFLHLVIAMAMTNFGADLKLDGRDLDVVHDLNVSVPRNRLTPARLKTETYPLPLHFQVGIAFDVYRSPFLAVRAAVDAAHPNDNNERLNFGTEVGIRQIAFLRAGYRYNYDQENWTLGAGVRLPLARSSVRIDYAYSFFDLLEDVQRFSVGLEF